CTCACGCGCGGCCGCGCGGAAGGTGTCAGCCGCGGCCAGCAGCACTTTTTGGTCGGCCTCGGCCAGATGGCGGGTGAGCTTGCCGATGCTGGTGGTCTTGCCGGCGCCGTTGACGCCCACCACCATCATCACCGTCGGGCTGTGCTGGCCCACGGCCAGGCTTTTCTCCAGCGGCTTGAGCAGTTCGGCCAGAGCCTCGACCAGCAGACCGCGCACGGCCTGAGGGTCGGTCGCCTTGGCTTCCTTGACGCGGCGTTTCAGATCGGTCAACAAGAACTCGGTCGCCTTGACGCCGGTGTCAGCCATCAGCAGCGCTTCTTCCAGCTCCTCGTACAGCGCATCGTCGATCTGTGTGCCGGTGAAGACCTGGGCGATGCTGGAGCCAGTTTTGCGCAGGCCCTGACGCAGCTTGTCGATCCAGCTGCGGCGCGGCTCGGGCGCCGGCGCCGGGGCTTCAACGGCCACAGGCACGGTCGCCACCGCAGCAGCGGCCGGGGCTGACGCTGGCAGCGCGGCGGGCTCGGCCACAGACGCCAACTCCGGCGCCAACTCAGGCGCGGACACCGGATCCGAGGCCGGAGCCAAAACCGGAGCTGGGGTCGGAGCCGGAGCCGCGACAGGAGCGGGCTCAGGCGCCGGGCTGCTGGAAAACTTTTTCTTGAAGAAACTGAACATGGGCACTTTGGGCTGCG
This region of Paucibacter aquatile genomic DNA includes:
- the ftsY gene encoding signal recognition particle-docking protein FtsY — its product is MSVALAPPAHSPAGTAPASCPPDREAAAAPQPKVPMFSFFKKKFSSSPAPEPAPVAAPAPTPAPVLAPASDPVSAPELAPELASVAEPAALPASAPAAAAVATVPVAVEAPAPAPEPRRSWIDKLRQGLRKTGSSIAQVFTGTQIDDALYEELEEALLMADTGVKATEFLLTDLKRRVKEAKATDPQAVRGLLVEALAELLKPLEKSLAVGQHSPTVMMVVGVNGAGKTTSIGKLTRHLAEADQKVLLAAADTFRAAAREQLSVWADRTQVQIISQEGGDPASVTFDAVSAGRARGCDVVLADTAGRLPTQLHLMEELKKIKRVITKAQADAPHEVLLVVDGNTGQNALSQVKSFDDALGLTGLIVTKLDGTAKGGVLAAIARERAIPVYFIGVGEKLEDLQTFNAREFAQALLE